The following proteins are co-located in the Granulicella pectinivorans genome:
- a CDS encoding putative toxin-antitoxin system toxin component, PIN family: MNDPLKVILDTAVLVAAFRSRIGASNAVLRLALQGAFKMGGTITLFLEYTEVLHRPEQLAAHGISPSEITRTLGLLAAIAEPIPLYFRWRPQLRDPNDEMVLDAAINGRVDAIVTHNVRDFLPEASRFNIRVLTPAQFLSEVKR; this comes from the coding sequence ATGAACGACCCACTTAAAGTCATCCTCGATACCGCCGTACTCGTTGCTGCATTCCGGAGTCGGATCGGAGCCAGTAACGCAGTCCTTAGGCTCGCATTGCAAGGCGCCTTCAAAATGGGCGGGACCATAACCCTTTTCCTCGAGTACACAGAAGTCCTCCATCGGCCGGAACAACTTGCTGCCCATGGCATCTCTCCAAGCGAGATCACCAGAACTCTGGGCCTTTTGGCAGCAATCGCCGAACCGATTCCTTTATACTTTCGCTGGAGGCCGCAATTGCGGGATCCGAACGACGAGATGGTGCTAGATGCCGCAATCAACGGTAGAGTTGATGCAATTGTCACGCACAACGTCCGGGATTTTCTGCCAGAAGCGAGCCGCTTTAATATCCGCGTTCTGACGCCAGCCCAGTTCCTGAGTGAGGTCAAGCGATGA
- a CDS encoding response regulator — protein sequence MQRILVVDDEVLIADTLSLIFRKHGFDARVAYSGEEALDCAYDFQPQLLLCDISMPGMGGLQLMDDIARDLPRCRILVLTGYYSHLDKVRAQAQMLACPAPVLIKPCNPQDILREAGNMLAIA from the coding sequence GTGCAGCGCATTCTCGTGGTCGACGATGAGGTTTTGATAGCGGATACGCTGAGCCTCATCTTCCGGAAACATGGCTTCGACGCTCGCGTCGCCTATTCGGGCGAGGAGGCTCTGGACTGCGCGTACGACTTCCAGCCGCAGCTTCTGCTGTGCGATATCTCGATGCCCGGGATGGGTGGTCTGCAACTGATGGACGACATTGCCCGCGACCTGCCGCGATGCCGGATCCTGGTGCTGACCGGCTACTACTCGCATCTGGATAAGGTTCGTGCCCAGGCTCAGATGCTGGCTTGTCCGGCGCCGGTGCTCATCAAGCCATGCAATCCGCAGGACATTTTGCGGGAGGCCGGGAATATGCTCGCGATCGCCTAA
- a CDS encoding potassium channel family protein, producing the protein MYLDVFQTIILPRRPSGRFRITRLFYLCTWGPWSFIARRVSHKAAREQFYSIYGPISLLMLLGVWALVLVAGFAFIYNGLGSPFKDPMGGSLLASYRTDLYVSGTTIFTLGLGDVVPLSTIARAVVVAESGTGLGFMALVIGYLPVLYQAFSRREVDIALLDARAGSPPTAAELLRRHHFDSGNDALIVLLASWERWSAEILESHISYPILCYYRSQHDNQSWLAAMVAVLDACALLIAVIEGPASRQAQLTFAMARHALIDMGHVFHQEKRTRQILEEGCIDRLGSGGFDRLCDSLGDAGIRLCGDEASTVRLLAMRRLYEPHAQALAEYLGMGLPGWVAEPNAKDQWVVINRLREQAEAVLTKDRLAAARGEVKIAEVLVEEPHEH; encoded by the coding sequence GTGTACCTGGACGTATTCCAGACCATCATCCTGCCCCGGCGGCCTTCTGGCCGCTTTCGGATTACCCGTCTCTTCTACCTCTGTACCTGGGGACCATGGTCGTTCATCGCCCGGCGTGTCAGCCACAAGGCGGCGCGCGAGCAGTTCTACAGCATCTACGGCCCCATCTCACTGCTGATGCTGCTCGGCGTATGGGCACTTGTGCTCGTCGCGGGATTCGCCTTCATCTACAACGGGCTCGGATCTCCTTTCAAGGACCCAATGGGGGGCAGTCTGCTGGCGTCCTATCGGACCGACCTCTACGTCAGCGGCACGACCATCTTCACGCTTGGTCTGGGAGACGTAGTGCCCCTCTCGACGATCGCGCGTGCTGTGGTTGTGGCCGAATCCGGTACCGGCCTGGGCTTCATGGCGCTCGTCATCGGATACCTGCCCGTGCTCTATCAGGCATTTTCCCGTCGCGAGGTGGATATTGCCCTGCTTGACGCCCGCGCAGGCTCGCCGCCAACAGCAGCCGAACTTCTCCGCAGGCATCACTTTGACAGCGGAAACGATGCACTGATCGTCCTGCTCGCGTCCTGGGAGCGCTGGTCGGCGGAGATTCTCGAGTCCCACATCTCCTATCCGATTCTTTGCTACTACCGGTCGCAACACGACAATCAAAGCTGGCTCGCGGCCATGGTCGCTGTCCTCGATGCGTGCGCGCTTCTCATCGCCGTCATTGAGGGTCCAGCCTCGCGGCAGGCTCAGTTGACCTTTGCCATGGCGCGCCACGCGCTCATCGACATGGGCCACGTCTTCCACCAGGAAAAGCGCACCCGGCAAATTCTCGAGGAAGGATGCATCGACCGCCTTGGGAGCGGAGGCTTCGACCGTCTCTGCGACTCGCTCGGCGACGCAGGCATCCGCCTCTGTGGAGACGAGGCCTCCACCGTGCGCCTCCTCGCCATGCGCAGGCTCTACGAGCCCCATGCGCAGGCGCTCGCCGAATATCTCGGCATGGGTCTGCCCGGTTGGGTCGCCGAACCGAACGCGAAAGACCAGTGGGTCGTCATCAACCGGCTCCGCGAGCAGGCCGAGGCGGTGCTCACGAAGGATCGTCTGGCTGCGGCACGCGGTGAGGTGAAGATAGCCGAGGTGTTGGTGGAAGAACCGCACGAGCACTAG
- a CDS encoding tetratricopeptide repeat protein — MRGEACSSAPQVQTSKEDNNPVDQQTKAALKQDNFIEVTGTSIHWANENRRSVITTSVILLVVVLIAVGSVTIYNRRSEAAATDFGAAMQAYQTPLAAPGQQVPPGTKTYSSVNERAKAANELFNQVADKYSMTPSGKLAHYFSGLTYMEEGQNQSAEDALKSVANGWNKDLGGLAKLSLAQLYHQTGRDQLAVDTYNDLVAKPTSTVPSGIAQLQLAELYQAENKPAEARKIYAQLSDKDAKGAAGAIAKQKLNPNAAPQMQQ, encoded by the coding sequence TTGCGTGGCGAAGCTTGCTCCAGCGCACCCCAAGTTCAGACCTCGAAGGAAGACAACAACCCCGTGGATCAGCAGACCAAAGCAGCCCTCAAGCAGGACAACTTCATCGAAGTAACTGGAACCAGCATTCACTGGGCGAACGAAAATCGCCGTTCCGTCATCACGACCTCTGTGATTCTGCTGGTCGTCGTGCTCATCGCCGTTGGCTCGGTGACGATCTACAATCGCCGCTCGGAGGCTGCCGCGACCGACTTCGGTGCCGCGATGCAGGCGTACCAGACACCGCTCGCCGCCCCCGGCCAGCAGGTTCCTCCGGGAACCAAGACCTACTCCAGCGTGAACGAGCGCGCCAAGGCTGCCAACGAGCTCTTCAACCAGGTCGCCGATAAGTACTCGATGACGCCTTCGGGCAAGCTGGCTCACTACTTCTCCGGCCTTACCTACATGGAGGAAGGACAGAACCAGTCCGCCGAGGATGCGCTGAAGTCGGTCGCGAACGGCTGGAACAAGGATCTCGGCGGTCTCGCCAAGCTCTCGCTGGCGCAGCTCTACCACCAGACCGGCCGAGATCAGTTGGCCGTCGACACCTATAACGACCTTGTGGCGAAGCCAACGTCGACGGTTCCTTCGGGCATCGCCCAGCTTCAGCTTGCGGAGCTTTACCAGGCGGAGAACAAGCCAGCCGAAGCTCGCAAGATCTACGCGCAGCTCTCGGACAAGGACGCCAAGGGAGCTGCCGGCGCAATTGCCAAGCAGAAGCTGAACCCGAACGCAGCGCCCCAGATGCAGCAGTAA
- the xseA gene encoding exodeoxyribonuclease VII large subunit encodes MAENESSPPTLASLRLGARSRRKKAPETTLSLFDPPPAPKKSREPVPVKEAPVEPAVWTVQTLVSEIRQRVEGKYADLWVAGEISNLRPAPSGHVYFTLKDRDAQLPVVLFRRQAQLLRFRAKDGDEVHVRGRVSVYESRGQLQLIAETMELRGAGALQLAFDRLKARLLAEGLFEAARKRPLPAFPKCIGLITSPSGAVLQDILRIGRRRHAALNLLIYPAAMQGVNCAGQVAAGVRWFNRNPGRVDLILIARGGGSAEDLAGFNDEALARTIAGSALPVVSAVGHETDFTIADFVADLRAPTPSAAAEIITAAQHRVEERLESLSRRARRAIRYHLLDLRQRYARLSAEQVLARLRDSVLRRDQRIDDLRFRLESASERRLRVAGQRLATLSARLHRQDLRVRLARAGLRLEAANASLARASKLIITRRETQLTHATVRLQALSPLAVLDRGYALVYSAEGVLLRNANETKLGEQIRARLAIGAVSATVTENSKP; translated from the coding sequence ATGGCCGAGAACGAATCATCGCCGCCGACCCTTGCCAGCCTGCGTCTCGGAGCAAGGTCCAGGCGGAAGAAGGCTCCTGAGACGACGCTCAGCCTCTTCGATCCGCCGCCAGCGCCGAAGAAAAGCAGGGAACCGGTGCCGGTGAAGGAAGCCCCCGTTGAGCCTGCGGTCTGGACCGTCCAGACGCTGGTCAGCGAGATTCGGCAGCGCGTCGAGGGCAAGTACGCCGATCTGTGGGTGGCGGGGGAGATCTCAAACCTGCGTCCTGCCCCCTCCGGCCATGTGTATTTCACGCTCAAGGATCGCGATGCGCAGTTGCCGGTGGTGCTGTTCCGGCGGCAGGCGCAGCTTCTGCGTTTTCGGGCCAAGGATGGTGACGAGGTTCACGTGCGCGGCCGCGTCTCGGTCTATGAGAGCCGGGGGCAGCTTCAACTCATCGCCGAGACGATGGAACTGCGCGGTGCGGGCGCGCTCCAGCTCGCGTTTGACCGGCTTAAGGCCAGGCTGCTTGCGGAGGGCTTGTTCGAAGCGGCGCGCAAGAGGCCGCTCCCGGCATTCCCGAAGTGCATCGGGCTGATTACGTCGCCCTCGGGAGCTGTGCTGCAGGACATTCTGCGGATTGGGCGCCGTCGGCATGCTGCGCTGAATCTGCTGATCTATCCGGCGGCAATGCAGGGTGTGAACTGTGCGGGGCAGGTCGCGGCTGGCGTGCGTTGGTTCAACCGCAACCCGGGCCGGGTGGACCTTATCCTGATCGCGCGTGGTGGAGGTTCGGCGGAGGATCTGGCGGGCTTTAACGACGAGGCGCTGGCCCGGACGATTGCGGGCTCGGCGCTTCCGGTGGTCTCGGCGGTTGGTCACGAGACTGACTTCACGATCGCCGACTTTGTCGCTGATCTGCGGGCTCCGACGCCTTCGGCTGCGGCGGAGATCATCACAGCCGCACAGCACCGTGTGGAGGAGAGGCTGGAGTCGCTCTCCAGGCGAGCGCGGAGGGCGATCCGGTACCATCTGCTCGACCTGCGGCAGCGCTATGCGCGGCTCTCGGCGGAGCAGGTTTTGGCGCGTCTGCGCGATTCCGTCCTGCGGCGCGACCAGCGAATCGACGATCTGCGTTTCCGGCTGGAGTCTGCTTCCGAGCGTCGGCTACGGGTTGCGGGGCAGCGATTGGCGACTCTGTCGGCGCGTTTGCACCGGCAGGACCTGCGCGTGCGGTTGGCCCGGGCAGGATTGCGGCTGGAGGCAGCCAACGCATCGCTGGCCCGCGCATCCAAACTGATCATCACCCGCCGCGAAACCCAACTCACACACGCCACGGTCCGCCTACAGGCGCTGTCGCCGCTTGCGGTGCTCGACCGCGGGTACGCCCTCGTATACTCGGCGGAGGGAGTTCTGCTCCGCAACGCCAACGAAACAAAGCTTGGGGAACAGATTCGGGCACGCCTCGCCATCGGCGCGGTCAGCGCCACCGTTACGGAGAACAGCAAACCATGA
- the glmM gene encoding phosphoglucosamine mutase: MKKLFGTDGIRAVAGQPPLDQTTVYAIGLALAKSLGEAPRILIGQDTRESSDWIAATLTSGLTQGGATVESAGVITTPAIAFLTAKHGFAAGIVISASHNPWEDNGIKLFGPDGYKLPDVTELRIEDEIFRQLAAKTAVADHSAPPSINESDRAEYIQFLLASVPGLSLDNQRIVIDCANGAASAVAPQLFADLGGEVIITHASPNGRNINEHCGALHPKVVAEEVVKHKASMGITFDGDADRALFADEHGNVVNGDAVLLLAARDLQARGLLAHSTVVATTMSNMGLEAALKRSEIKMLRAPVGDKYVLEQMQSMGASLGGEQSGHIIFTGRSTTGDGLLTGLLLLDILHRAGKSLAELLADLKTFPQVILNVKVREKKPLETIPSVAEAIAAAEEALADSGRVVIRYSGTEALARVMIEAESEPLMRLHAEAIAGAIRAEIGI; encoded by the coding sequence ATGAAGAAGCTCTTCGGCACCGACGGCATCCGCGCCGTCGCGGGCCAGCCGCCACTCGACCAGACAACCGTCTACGCCATCGGCCTTGCACTGGCCAAATCGCTGGGTGAGGCTCCCCGCATTCTGATCGGACAGGACACCCGCGAGTCCTCGGATTGGATTGCCGCTACGCTGACGTCCGGCCTGACCCAGGGAGGAGCGACGGTGGAGAGCGCGGGCGTCATTACAACTCCTGCGATTGCGTTTTTGACGGCAAAGCATGGCTTCGCAGCAGGGATCGTCATCTCGGCATCGCACAATCCCTGGGAAGACAACGGTATCAAGCTTTTCGGCCCCGACGGCTACAAGCTCCCCGATGTGACCGAGTTGAGGATCGAAGACGAAATCTTTCGTCAGCTTGCGGCGAAGACCGCGGTCGCCGACCACTCTGCGCCGCCGTCGATCAACGAGTCCGACCGGGCCGAGTATATCCAGTTTCTGCTGGCTTCGGTGCCGGGGCTTTCGCTCGACAACCAGCGGATCGTAATCGACTGTGCCAATGGAGCCGCTTCGGCGGTCGCGCCGCAGCTCTTCGCGGATCTTGGCGGCGAGGTCATCATTACCCACGCCTCGCCCAACGGACGGAATATCAACGAGCACTGCGGCGCGCTGCACCCCAAGGTGGTGGCGGAAGAGGTCGTGAAGCATAAGGCCTCAATGGGGATCACGTTCGACGGGGATGCCGACCGGGCGCTGTTCGCCGATGAGCATGGCAATGTGGTGAATGGGGATGCTGTGCTTCTGTTGGCTGCACGCGATCTCCAGGCGCGTGGGCTGTTGGCGCACTCGACTGTTGTCGCCACGACGATGTCGAACATGGGGCTGGAAGCTGCGCTGAAGCGCTCCGAAATCAAGATGTTACGAGCCCCGGTGGGCGACAAATATGTGCTGGAGCAGATGCAGTCGATGGGGGCTTCGCTGGGCGGTGAGCAGTCCGGACACATCATCTTTACCGGACGGTCGACGACCGGGGACGGACTGCTCACAGGGCTGCTGCTGCTCGATATTCTGCATCGGGCAGGCAAGTCGCTTGCCGAATTGCTGGCCGACCTGAAGACCTTCCCGCAGGTCATCCTGAACGTGAAGGTCCGGGAGAAAAAGCCTCTCGAGACCATTCCCTCAGTCGCCGAGGCAATCGCCGCCGCCGAAGAGGCTCTGGCCGATTCGGGGCGAGTGGTCATCCGTTACTCCGGCACCGAAGCGCTGGCGAGGGTGATGATCGAGGCTGAGTCTGAACCGCTGATGCGGCTCCATGCTGAGGCTATCGCGGGAGCTATTCGCGCGGAGATCGGGATCTAA
- a CDS encoding recombinase family protein, with protein sequence MANFERIRDIVTAPFSQQILNERTAAGWQLVSLEWRRELPADEQPTGGAFNENIPYGLRIADDCSRLEVDPVEQQAMTLMMELLVQDFSYSAIVSDLNEKGFRTRSGQPWSRIAVFNMMPRLIEIGPRLFSSEEWESRRYKLNRMI encoded by the coding sequence ATGGCCAACTTCGAACGCATCCGCGATATCGTCACCGCACCCTTCAGCCAGCAGATTCTCAACGAACGCACGGCAGCGGGATGGCAACTGGTCTCGCTTGAATGGAGGCGCGAATTGCCTGCCGATGAGCAGCCCACCGGTGGAGCCTTCAACGAGAACATCCCTTACGGTCTGCGTATCGCGGACGATTGCAGCCGGCTGGAGGTCGATCCTGTCGAGCAGCAGGCCATGACGCTGATGATGGAGCTGCTGGTGCAGGACTTTTCGTACTCCGCCATCGTCAGCGACTTGAACGAGAAGGGCTTCCGCACCCGTTCGGGGCAGCCCTGGAGCCGTATTGCGGTGTTCAACATGATGCCGCGGCTGATCGAGATTGGGCCGCGCCTGTTCTCATCCGAGGAGTGGGAGAGCCGGCGCTACAAGCTCAACCGGATGATCTAG
- a CDS encoding M28 family peptidase, which yields MLALRAVATALLVTLPLSAQTAPDWNARGAAWWSHVQYLADDKLQGRLPGTPGFELATQYVVDHFKEIGLKPAGAPDSYLQPITFHSLKLNSSKSTVELVSPSGPTQLAVGKDILPSAHVAPGPLEASLVFIGYGLRLPVKHMDDYAGLDLHGKVVVFYNGAPARLQGPLRAYSRMPGQRWKALKAAGAIGMIAITPPRPLPGPAPVVDPNAPKPGARPVAAPPARPTIVIADPALDTLAGIRFNASMTPATADKILAPSGHTLAELQPLIDAGKPLPAFDMKTTLKATTVADENPPIQTHNVVGLLEGSDPKLKREYIVISAHLDHLGVGRPVNGDAIYNGAMDNASGVAAVIETAKLLAAGPRPKRSILFIALTGEEMGELGSAYFAAKPTVPKQEIVADLNMDMFLPLFPLRYLEVQGLGESTLGNDARAIGQLNDIEVQFEKQPEENRFIRSDQVNFVAQNIPALAFKFGWTPDSPEMKTFNDWVKVRYHQPSDDLEQPIDKEAAAQFVSYLSQLAMRVANTTTRPSWYPESSFAHQ from the coding sequence ATGTTAGCCCTTCGCGCCGTTGCCACAGCCTTGCTTGTCACTCTCCCCCTTAGCGCTCAAACTGCACCCGATTGGAACGCCCGCGGCGCCGCCTGGTGGTCGCATGTCCAGTACCTCGCCGACGACAAACTACAAGGGCGTCTTCCCGGAACGCCAGGCTTCGAGCTTGCGACACAGTATGTGGTGGATCATTTCAAGGAGATCGGTCTCAAGCCGGCGGGTGCACCGGACTCGTACCTCCAGCCCATCACCTTCCACTCCCTCAAGCTGAACTCCTCCAAGTCGACCGTGGAACTGGTCTCCCCCTCCGGCCCCACACAGCTTGCCGTCGGTAAGGATATTCTCCCCTCCGCGCACGTGGCCCCCGGCCCGCTTGAGGCTTCGCTGGTTTTTATCGGCTATGGCCTGCGCCTGCCCGTCAAGCACATGGATGACTATGCCGGGCTCGATCTTCATGGCAAGGTGGTGGTCTTCTACAACGGGGCTCCCGCCCGCCTGCAAGGCCCGCTGCGCGCTTATTCCCGCATGCCGGGCCAGCGTTGGAAGGCCTTGAAGGCGGCGGGAGCGATCGGCATGATCGCGATCACACCGCCACGTCCTCTGCCCGGTCCTGCGCCGGTAGTCGACCCCAATGCCCCCAAGCCTGGGGCACGTCCCGTCGCCGCGCCTCCGGCGCGTCCCACGATCGTGATCGCCGACCCGGCTCTGGACACGCTCGCCGGTATTCGTTTCAACGCCTCCATGACGCCTGCCACCGCCGACAAGATCCTTGCGCCCTCCGGCCATACCCTTGCCGAGCTGCAGCCCCTGATCGATGCGGGCAAGCCGCTTCCGGCGTTCGACATGAAGACGACGCTCAAAGCCACCACGGTTGCCGATGAGAACCCGCCCATCCAGACGCACAATGTCGTTGGCCTGCTGGAGGGTTCGGACCCGAAGCTGAAGAGGGAGTATATCGTCATCAGCGCTCACCTCGACCATCTCGGCGTGGGCCGCCCGGTCAACGGGGATGCGATCTACAACGGCGCCATGGACAACGCCTCGGGTGTCGCTGCTGTCATCGAGACTGCGAAGCTCCTCGCCGCAGGCCCACGCCCCAAGCGGTCCATCCTCTTCATTGCCCTCACCGGCGAGGAGATGGGAGAGCTCGGCTCGGCTTATTTTGCGGCCAAACCGACGGTGCCCAAGCAGGAGATCGTTGCTGATCTCAACATGGATATGTTCCTCCCGCTCTTCCCGCTCCGCTACCTGGAGGTGCAGGGTCTGGGAGAGTCCACTCTTGGCAACGATGCACGCGCCATCGGTCAGTTGAACGACATCGAAGTCCAGTTCGAGAAACAGCCGGAGGAGAACCGCTTCATCCGCTCCGACCAGGTGAACTTTGTCGCTCAAAACATTCCGGCGCTGGCCTTTAAGTTTGGATGGACGCCGGACTCTCCCGAGATGAAGACCTTCAACGACTGGGTCAAGGTCCGTTACCACCAGCCGTCGGACGATCTGGAGCAGCCTATCGACAAGGAGGCTGCGGCGCAGTTCGTCAGCTACCTCTCGCAGCTTGCTATGCGCGTGGCCAATACGACGACTCGTCCAAGCTGGTATCCAGAGAGTTCCTTCGCGCACCAGTAG
- a CDS encoding energy transducer TonB — translation MRIIPAVAIFLLIPAALSQTPKDPVEKIRQAVKLNTLDTPGMQPWHLRFDFQTHDFASEKGAKGTLEEWWTPDGYRLVISSDRYNATEVRNTEGLFRTPQTNPVPYAIGVLQSNIVHPFFGLDLDHAKFDVHREDFAKITFECYSLLGELKGGPSFDRRYLFPKYCFLPSEDGLRLTVQQRGQTLPRSTIGVFRDHRVAVDLGFVLPYEVNAQAHVTALNGIPVAEAKLQDVTGLVKSDPAPAIMNDGLLRSRLLYRPDPEYPMAAKTAHIGGTVIVLATIGKDGLVKKVDLVNSRNESLTVASINAVKGWKFKPILVDGEAVEVHFLIQVNFTFGSE, via the coding sequence ATGCGAATCATCCCCGCCGTCGCCATCTTTCTGCTCATACCGGCAGCTCTTTCTCAGACCCCGAAAGACCCGGTCGAGAAGATACGGCAGGCCGTGAAGCTCAACACGCTGGACACTCCCGGCATGCAGCCATGGCACCTCCGCTTTGATTTTCAGACACACGATTTCGCCTCCGAGAAAGGCGCAAAGGGCACTCTCGAAGAGTGGTGGACTCCGGACGGATACCGCCTCGTCATCAGCAGTGATCGTTACAACGCCACGGAGGTTCGAAACACCGAAGGCCTCTTCCGCACCCCGCAGACGAACCCGGTGCCGTATGCGATCGGGGTGCTTCAATCCAACATCGTGCATCCGTTCTTCGGACTAGACCTCGACCACGCCAAGTTCGACGTACATCGCGAAGACTTCGCCAAGATCACGTTCGAGTGCTACTCGCTGCTCGGCGAACTGAAGGGCGGCCCCTCATTCGATCGTCGCTACCTGTTCCCGAAGTACTGCTTCCTCCCCTCCGAAGATGGCCTCCGGTTAACGGTGCAGCAGCGCGGGCAGACACTTCCCAGAAGCACTATTGGTGTGTTCCGCGATCATCGCGTGGCCGTCGACCTCGGTTTCGTCCTTCCCTACGAGGTGAACGCCCAGGCACATGTTACCGCTCTCAACGGGATACCCGTAGCGGAGGCGAAGTTGCAGGATGTCACGGGTCTCGTGAAGTCCGACCCCGCTCCCGCCATCATGAACGACGGCCTGCTCCGAAGCAGACTTCTCTATCGGCCAGACCCTGAATATCCTATGGCAGCCAAGACGGCACACATCGGCGGTACAGTCATCGTGTTGGCGACCATCGGAAAAGACGGTCTCGTCAAGAAGGTCGATCTAGTCAATTCCCGCAATGAATCCCTTACGGTCGCGTCCATCAATGCGGTGAAGGGATGGAAGTTCAAGCCAATTCTCGTGGACGGCGAAGCCGTCGAGGTCCACTTCTTGATACAGGTCAACTTCACCTTCGGTAGTGAGTAA
- a CDS encoding YdcF family protein, which produces MRIVRWVLGIVLVGGLAVVAGEFALWRMEPRSNTTRKTFDVILVLGTPSKMDGTPSPEQRERVLEGVREWKKGVAPRLVMSGGAAHNGWVEGESMKTFAVQQGVPADDVLVEGQAKDTIQNVWYTVEMMKANGWHSAEVVSNWYHLPRAERILAHFPIEWRTDAAEWPPEYTFSDKWTRDWREVQSCLFLRMHGFKPSKFISK; this is translated from the coding sequence ATGCGGATCGTGCGGTGGGTTTTGGGGATTGTGCTGGTGGGCGGGCTCGCCGTGGTGGCGGGGGAGTTTGCACTGTGGCGGATGGAGCCGCGGTCCAACACGACCAGGAAGACCTTCGACGTGATTCTGGTGCTGGGGACGCCTTCGAAGATGGACGGCACCCCATCTCCCGAGCAGAGGGAGCGGGTGCTCGAAGGGGTGCGGGAGTGGAAGAAGGGTGTCGCGCCGCGGCTGGTGATGAGCGGTGGAGCGGCGCATAACGGCTGGGTCGAGGGCGAATCGATGAAGACGTTCGCGGTGCAGCAGGGTGTGCCGGCGGACGACGTCCTCGTCGAGGGGCAGGCCAAGGACACGATCCAGAATGTCTGGTACACGGTCGAGATGATGAAGGCCAACGGGTGGCACTCGGCCGAGGTGGTGAGCAACTGGTATCACCTGCCGCGTGCGGAGCGGATTCTGGCGCACTTTCCGATCGAGTGGCGGACAGATGCGGCGGAGTGGCCTCCGGAGTACACGTTCTCAGACAAGTGGACGCGGGACTGGCGGGAGGTGCAGAGCTGTCTGTTTCTACGGATGCATGGGTTCAAGCCTTCGAAGTTTATCTCGAAGTGA
- a CDS encoding pentapeptide repeat-containing protein, with product MTQSDGVGHTRSIHAPHRLTYEESCRFLQSKHLFREGDIPPLLDRPPRYDDEVLGVDLFRWNIQDSKLENLTLPRTYIGRSEFSQCSFAGTDLNESVANWNDFLDVSFVGTNLTSFDMRACNHQRSDFTRAILRNADLRLCNFEDCRFDDADMAGAKLTREAAATLLFSEAQRNVIDWQADDGPEPDGG from the coding sequence ATGACACAAAGCGATGGCGTCGGTCACACCCGTAGTATCCACGCTCCTCACAGACTGACTTATGAAGAATCTTGCCGCTTCCTTCAGTCAAAGCACCTTTTCCGCGAAGGCGATATCCCTCCGCTTCTGGATCGCCCGCCCCGATATGATGACGAAGTTCTCGGCGTTGATCTCTTCCGCTGGAACATCCAGGATTCGAAGCTAGAGAATCTCACCCTCCCAAGAACCTACATCGGCCGAAGCGAGTTCTCGCAATGCTCCTTCGCTGGCACTGACCTCAACGAATCCGTCGCCAACTGGAACGACTTCCTCGATGTCAGTTTCGTAGGCACTAATCTCACGAGCTTTGATATGCGAGCGTGTAACCATCAGCGCTCCGACTTTACTCGCGCTATCCTGCGTAATGCCGACCTGCGACTGTGCAATTTCGAAGACTGTCGCTTCGATGATGCTGACATGGCCGGGGCGAAGCTCACCCGGGAAGCCGCAGCCACACTCCTATTTTCCGAAGCGCAGCGGAACGTTATTGACTGGCAGGCAGACGATGGCCCCGAGCCCGACGGTGGATAG